Genomic window (Streptomyces sp. LX-29):
GATGATCTGGTCCTTCCCTGCGGGCAGGTTGTGGTGCGCGGTCAGCGTGAGAGCGTGGCGACGGCCTCGGCGTGGACGCCGGGCGCGGCAGCCAGGAAGCTCTCGCTCTGTGGGGTCCAGGGGCGGCCCCCGGCGTCGGAGATCTGTCCGCCGGCCTCGGTGACGAGCAGCGCCCCGGGCAGCAGGTCCGCGCGGGCGCCGGCGAACTGCCAGAAGGCGTCGATCCGGCCGGCGGCCACGTTCAGCAGGTGCAGGGTCGCGGGCACGGCGGTGCGGACGACGAGCGCGTCGAACAGCATCGCGGTGATCGAGGAGCCGAAGCGCCGCACGACCTTCTCGTCCTCGTCCGGCCGGGCCTGGCTGGTGGCCACGATGCTCAGGCCGAGGTCCGTGGTCTGGGAGACGTGCAGCGGCCGGCCGTCGAGGTAGGCGCCCGCGCCGGTGAGCGCGGTATAGGTCTCGCCGGTCAACGGCAGGTGGACCGCGGTGAGCACCGGCTGGTTCTCACGCACGAGGGTGGCGGTCACCGCCCACTCCGGCAGGGCATGCAGGTGGTTGACGTTGCCTTCGGCCGGATCCACGACCCACCATTCGCCGGGCGGCAACGCACCGCCGTCCAGCTCGTCCTCCACCCAGCCGGCGTCCGGGCGCAGGCGCGTGAGGCGGGGGCGCAGGATGTCGAGGGCCGTGTCGTCGTTGGCGCCGAGCGCGCGCATCAGCTCTTCGCGGGTCTGGTAGCGGACCACCTCGCCGACGCGATGAGCCGGAGTCTGGGCCGAATCCGGCGCACGACCGGAGATCAGATCCTGGTGCGCACCGGCCGCACGATGACCCCGACGCCGTATGCGATCGCCGTCCGGGAACAGGTGCATGAGCTGCTGCACCAGGTCCAGGGGGTGCTGGCACCGAGCCGTGAACTCGATCTGGCAACGTTGGAGCGCACTTTCACACTCCGCTGGCACGATTCCCTCATCGCCTTGAGCGGCCCCGCACTGCTCGCGGCCGTGCGCGGACAGGCGCCGGGCGTGCGATTGCGCTTCGTCGCGGAATCGAGCATCGACACCCCCGAGTTGCGGCGCGGCGAGGTCGACCTGGAGGCGAACGCCAACCGTCCGAGCGCACCGGACATCCGTGCCGAGAACGTGGGCGAGACCCGCCTCGTCATCGTCGTGAGGCAGGAGCACCCCCTCACCCGCGTCAGGACCGTCACCGCAGAGCAGTACGCCGCCGCTGAGCACGTCACCGTCTCGCGACGTGGAAACCTCGGCAATGCCCTCGACGACGCCCTCGCGCGGCTCGGCCTCACCCGCCGCGTGGTGGCGACCGCGCCCACGGAAGCGGCCGCGCTGGAGTTCGCGCGCGGCTCCGATCTCCTGATCAGCGTCCCCGAAGCCACCACGCGCTCAGCGGTCGCCGACCTCGGCCTGGTCGTGCTCCCCCTCCCGCTCGAACTGCCGTCGGCACCGATATACCTGTCGTGGCATCAGCGCTACGACACCGACCACGCCCACGCCTGGCTGCGCGGACTGGCGCGAACCGCGCTAGCCATGTGAGGAGCGTCGCGCTGCCACAGCACGAATACGACGATCAGGATGACGCCGGCGGCGAGGAAGCCCCATGCCATGGGCGAGCCCCAAGAACGGGACTCGGCATGGGAGAACCCGTAGACCAGGGCAAGCAGCCCGGCCGAGATCGTCGCGGCTCCCGGCAGGCCCAGCCTCGTACCGGCCTTGTCCCGGGTGTGAGTCACCAGGGCGCGAGCGGTGACCAGGACCGTGAAGGACGGGGCGAGACCCCCCAGGGCGGAGGCGGCGGCGAAGCCGGCCGCGCGCCCGCGACGCGGTGGCGCGACTCCGTCCTCAGTGACCGCAACGGGTGCGGTGCTCATGACATGGGCCGGGGATCGGGAGCGTGCATCAGAAGAGCACGGAGATCTTTCCAGCCAGGCCGCCTTGGAGAAAGCGAGCGTGTGCAGCTTGGATCTCTTGGAGGCTGAAGGTGGAGTGAACGCGCAGCTGCAGGGAGCCGTCGTCGACGAGCTTGGTCAGGTCGTTCAGCCCCGCACCGTCCTCGCGCACCTGGTTGACGGTAGTACGCACACCACGGGACGACAGATCGGGCACCGGACCGGCTTGGGTGGCAATCGACGCGTACCGGCCGCCGTTGGCCACTGCGTTGGTCACGAATGCTCCGAAGGTGTCGAAGACTGCGTCATAGTGACGATCTTGCAGAGCATGGCGGTCGGTGGTGACGAGGTCGGCACCGTGGTCGCGGGCGAAGGCGGCCTGCGCATCCCGGGAGATCAGAGCGTCGACTTTGGCGCCGCGTGCACGGGCGATTTGCAACGCCAATCCGCCAACTGCCCCCGCGGCACCAGCGATCAGCAGCCGCTCACCGGCCTTGACCTCCAGCCAGTCCAGCGTCTGCAAGGCTGTCAGTCCGGGAAGCGGCAACGTGGCTGCCTCGGCCAGACTGACTGACTGCGGCGCGGCCGCGACTGCCTGGGCGGGAAGCGCGACCAGGTCGGCCCAGGTCCCTTGGCCAGCGCTGAGTTGGTGGGACATGGCGATGACACGTTCGCCGGCGCGCAGTCCGGTGTTGCCGCCGGCGACCACGATGCCAGCCAGATCCCAGCCGAGCGTCATCGGCAGTGGCGGTGTTCCGTCTCCGATGGCTCCCTCTCGCGTCTTGTCGTCGACGGGATTGATGCTGGTCGCTACGGTCCGGATCAGTACCTCTCCGGGGCCGGGCTCGGGCTCGGGGGCATCGATTATGTCGAGGACGTCAGGGGTGCCGAAGCGATCAATCTGTATGGCGCGCACGAAAAGCCCTTCACATGACGGGTCTGACAGCAGGGCCTAACACCAGTGATGATCAAGGGATTCCCCATTCAGCGCCGACTCGCTCGCCGGACAGCAAGCGACTACCTTCGGTTGCCCGCAGCAGCCACATGGGGCCCAAGAGCACCTTGGCCGTTTTCAAGGATGTTCATCAGGGTGGCGGTGTCGTTCCTGGGTGCCAGACGTAAGGCGTCCAGCGGGGCGGTCCACGAGCTACGGCCGGGCTTCAGCGCGCAGACGATCGAGTACGGCCACCCGGAACGGCGATGTGCTGGTCCTTGCCCCGACCGTAGGTGTGACACAGGATCAGGTGTGGGTGTCGGCCGCAGCCGGCACGTGACAGGCGCACGCCGCCGGCTCGGACCGCCCGATGTGCATGGTGACCAGCTTCGTGAGCCAAGGTGGCGTGTCGATGCCGCGGTAGGAATCGTCCTTCGGAGGGCAGCGATGCAGCTCGCCCGAGTCCAACTCGTACAGCTGGTGCTCGATCCGTATGGAGGCGGGCCGCACGTACTTCGGCTCCAGGTCGACGATTTCAGCCCAGCGCATCCCCGTGTACGACTTCAGCGTGCACGCCACGAACTCGTCATCCGCGTTCCCCGCGCACAAGGCGGTCGCCCTCGCACCCGGCCCGACCACCTCGGCGGTGACACAGCCATGTCGTGGGCACAGGTGTCTGCGAGGTCGGTCAGGGACCCGCTTGTCGTGGTGCCCGCGTGTTGAGCGAATCCGACCACGGCCACGTCATGCGCCCCGCCCATCCGAGTGAGCGGGGGAAACCACGCCGAACCGGATAGCCGACAAGCTCAGGCCACTTGGGCGGTGGCCGCGAGGACCAACTCGCGCAGGGTGACTCGCTGCGGCTGCTGGTACGCAAAGCCGATCGCCGTAGCCACGTCTTCCGGGGCGAGCACCTCGATGGAGTCTTTGAAAGCTTGGTAGTCGGCTTTCACCACCTCGTCGGTGGTGTGCGAGAGCAGCTCCGTCTCCACGGCTCCCGGGGCGATGGTGACGACGCGGACCCCGTGGCCCGCGACCTCCTCGCGCAGGCTCTCGGACATGCCGTGCACGGCGAACTTGCTGCCGCTGTAGACCGTGTGGTGGGCGTAGGTCCTGCGGCCCGCGACCGAGCTGACGTTGATCACCGTGCCGCGGCCGCGCTCGATCATGCCGGGCAGGACCGCACGTACCCCATGGAGCAGACCCCGCACATTGACGTCGAACATCCGATCCCACTCGTCGGCCGGCTGCCTGGCCACCTCGCCCAGCAGCATCACGCCCGCGTTGTTGACGATCAGGTCGGTGGGGCCGTAGAGCCCCTCGGCCTCCCGGACGGCCCCGGCCACCGCCTCCGCGTCGGTGACATCGACGGACCTGGCCACAGTGTCGGGGAGGCCGAGCGCCTCGATCCGCTCCACCCTACGGGCCAGCAGCAGGAGGGGGTGGCCCAGTGCGGAGAGAGTACGGGCGGTGGCGGCGCCGATGCCCGAGCTGGCTCCGGTGATGACGGCGAGGGGCTTGCCGGCGGTGTTCATGTCGGTGTTCATGTCGGTGTTCATGTCCTCAACCTTGATCGCCCGGCGGACGCCGAACAACGGCCGGTCGCGCAATGATCGATAACCTGACGGTTATGGAACGTCGAGACGTCGAGATTTTCCTGGCCCTCACCGAGGAGCTGCACTTCGGCCGCACCGCGCGGCGCCTGCACGTGTCGCAGGCCCGGGTCAGCCAGAGCATCAGGCAACTGGAGCGGCGCATAGGCGCGGCGCTCTTCGAACGGACCAGCAGACGCGTGGAGTTGACGTCGATCGGGCGCCGCCTCGCGGACGACATACGTCCCGGTTACGAGCTGATCAGGGACGGCTTCGAGCGGGCGGTCGCCGCGGGACGTGGTCTGGCAGAGCCGCTGCGCGTCGGGTTCAGCAGTCCGCTCGCCGGTGAGCTCGTGCTGTTCACCGCCTCCGCGTACCGCGAGCGGCACCCGGCAGCCGGTGAGGTCCTCCTGCACGAGACCCCGCTCTCCGACCCCTTCGGCCTGCTGCGCTCGGGCGAGCTCGACCTGCTGCTCGCCCAGTTCCCCGTCGTCGAACCCGATCTGACCACCGGCCCCGTACTGATCTCCGACACCCGCGTGCTGGCCGTCTCCACTCGGCACCCCTTCGCGAAGCGGCCCTCCGTCCGGGTCGACGACCTCGCCGCGGACAAGGTGCTCAGCCTCTCGGGGCCCGTACCGGACTACTGGCTCGACCATCTCCTGCCGCCCACGACTCCGGCGGGCCGCCCCGTCGAGCGCGGTGAGCGGGCGGCGACCCGGCAGGAGCTCCTCGCCTTGGTCGGGGCGGGGCGCGGGGTGCATCCGGCCGCCGCACACGAGGTCAGGTACTACGCCCGGCCGAATATCGCGTACGTCCCATTCGATGACGCTCCCCCGCTGGAGTACGGCCTGGTCTGGCAGGCTGCGGCGGACACGGGCCGCATCCGCGCCTTCGCCGAGGCGGCCGTGGAGACGGTACAGCGGCAGGGCGGCCCGGGGGATGTCTGCGCAGAGTGCCGCTGATCCGGCCCAGGTGAGCGACCCAGTTCGAGGCACGTTTCGACCCCGTCAGATAGACGACGAGCTTAAGCGATGCGGCGCTCCAGCCGTCGGGGCTCAAGGAAGTACGCGAGTGCGTTGAGCAGCAGCATGGTCGCGTCGAGGCCGGCTGGATGGGCGGGCGTGCCGGGGCCGGAAGCCCTGCTGACGATGCTGCGGCGCTTGAGGTCTTCGAGAACCTGTACGACAGATTCATGGGAGGCGAGGGCCAGTCGCCGACCTCACGTATCAGGCAGTACGGCGTTCCCCACCACACGACTATGATCGGCGATCAGGAACTCGACGCCTCACCGCCAACCGTGCACGAGCTCGTAAGGCGAAACGGGCACCGGCCGGAACCGGCCGGTGCCCGTCATCCGTCAGTGTGTTTCGCCGGGCTTGTCGACGGCCGCCTCGGCCAACGCCGCCACCTCCCAGTCGAACTGCGGATCGGGCCCGAGCCGCGTGGCATCCCAGCCGATCCCTCGGAAGGCATAGGTCTTGGGGTCCAGGAAGAGGTAATCGGCTGTTTCCTTACCCTGGACCCGGTGGACGTACCTGACGGCCAGGCTGCTCCGGCCGGCGCCGTCGTCGACCCGCTGTTCCAGCACCTCGACTCCGGGGACGAGGGCGAGTGCCCGGTACAGGGCCGCGTTCAGCTCGGGCGGCAGGGCGACCCCATAGGAGAGGATGTTGGAGATCCTTCGGAAATCGAGGGCCTTCGGTGGCCCGTTCTTTCCGTCGACGAAGGTGTCGAGGAGGGTGTCGAAGGACGCGTCAGAGTGGACCCGCGCCAGCAACTTCCGCGGGTCGGTGGGCAGTTTGACGATGTTGTCATACCACTGTTCGTAGGATTTGGGTCCCTCGACCCCGTCGCCGGCGGGCAGGGTCTCGTCCACGACAACGATCTTGCCGTGGCGGCGGAAGGCGTACTGCTTCCCGTCGAACCGGCTCCAACCCTCGTCCTCGAAGTAGTGCGGTGCCCGGACCGCCGACTTGCTGTAGATCCACTGGTCGGAACGCGGCCGGGTGACCTTGTGGTCCTGCACCGAGTCGGCGGCCCGCTCCATCACCTGGGCCACATTCACGGTCCCCGCCTGGGGTTCCCGGGTCGCTCCCTGGTCCCCTGACGTGACGA
Coding sequences:
- a CDS encoding LysR family transcriptional regulator, with protein sequence MERRDVEIFLALTEELHFGRTARRLHVSQARVSQSIRQLERRIGAALFERTSRRVELTSIGRRLADDIRPGYELIRDGFERAVAAGRGLAEPLRVGFSSPLAGELVLFTASAYRERHPAAGEVLLHETPLSDPFGLLRSGELDLLLAQFPVVEPDLTTGPVLISDTRVLAVSTRHPFAKRPSVRVDDLAADKVLSLSGPVPDYWLDHLLPPTTPAGRPVERGERAATRQELLALVGAGRGVHPAAAHEVRYYARPNIAYVPFDDAPPLEYGLVWQAAADTGRIRAFAEAAVETVQRQGGPGDVCAECR
- a CDS encoding CU044_5270 family protein, which encodes MDELQAVRDMRPSAPEPGVARLAQGRRDLLAAAAAADGPDHGRSPRWLTGSGRPWRLAIPAAVAASVVAGLLVVTSGDQGATREPQAGTVNVAQVMERAADSVQDHKVTRPRSDQWIYSKSAVRAPHYFEDEGWSRFDGKQYAFRRHGKIVVVDETLPAGDGVEGPKSYEQWYDNIVKLPTDPRKLLARVHSDASFDTLLDTFVDGKNGPPKALDFRRISNILSYGVALPPELNAALYRALALVPGVEVLEQRVDDGAGRSSLAVRYVHRVQGKETADYLFLDPKTYAFRGIGWDATRLGPDPQFDWEVAALAEAAVDKPGETH
- a CDS encoding NADP-dependent oxidoreductase; this translates as MRAIQIDRFGTPDVLDIIDAPEPEPGPGEVLIRTVATSINPVDDKTREGAIGDGTPPLPMTLGWDLAGIVVAGGNTGLRAGERVIAMSHQLSAGQGTWADLVALPAQAVAAAPQSVSLAEAATLPLPGLTALQTLDWLEVKAGERLLIAGAAGAVGGLALQIARARGAKVDALISRDAQAAFARDHGADLVTTDRHALQDRHYDAVFDTFGAFVTNAVANGGRYASIATQAGPVPDLSSRGVRTTVNQVREDGAGLNDLTKLVDDGSLQLRVHSTFSLQEIQAAHARFLQGGLAGKISVLF
- a CDS encoding SDR family oxidoreductase gives rise to the protein MNTDMNTDMNTAGKPLAVITGASSGIGAATARTLSALGHPLLLLARRVERIEALGLPDTVARSVDVTDAEAVAGAVREAEGLYGPTDLIVNNAGVMLLGEVARQPADEWDRMFDVNVRGLLHGVRAVLPGMIERGRGTVINVSSVAGRRTYAHHTVYSGSKFAVHGMSESLREEVAGHGVRVVTIAPGAVETELLSHTTDEVVKADYQAFKDSIEVLAPEDVATAIGFAYQQPQRVTLRELVLAATAQVA